A window from Luteolibacter flavescens encodes these proteins:
- the nagZ gene encoding beta-N-acetylhexosaminidase produces MNGHLLLLGVRGPEIEPDEAEMFRRLQPAGFILFGRNIVTAEQTRQLTDALRTLCEDEPIMAIDQEGGRVTRTKDIAPSLPSANAFAAKGDMMLAAKAGVYTGDQLRLLGFNLDFAPVLDLDHHPDLQNSLRGRCWGRDPQKVIDLAGNWNRWLRKRSVRSCAKHFPACGRAKSDPHHDLPVSDATITDLLKEDIIPYTALMPELDAVMLAHVLFPAIDPEKPASLSRRMVTDFLRGQLGFDKHLVLTDDLDMGAIADRYPDNTDVVAAIEAGNDLAMICHRTERAKDAAKRLAAVSSYITDDAEKRLAKFRKKLHPTIPWSREKWDSVSQEIADLAALVPEIGATLPNSPVADY; encoded by the coding sequence ATGAATGGCCACCTGCTGCTGCTCGGCGTGCGCGGACCGGAGATCGAGCCGGACGAGGCGGAGATGTTCCGGCGGCTCCAGCCCGCCGGCTTCATCCTCTTTGGCAGGAATATCGTCACCGCCGAGCAGACCCGCCAGCTCACGGACGCCCTGCGCACGCTCTGCGAGGACGAGCCCATCATGGCCATCGACCAGGAAGGCGGCCGCGTCACCCGCACGAAGGACATCGCCCCCTCCCTGCCATCTGCCAATGCCTTCGCCGCGAAGGGCGACATGATGCTCGCCGCCAAGGCCGGCGTCTATACCGGCGACCAGCTCCGCCTGCTCGGCTTCAATCTCGACTTCGCCCCGGTGCTCGACCTCGACCACCACCCGGACCTCCAGAATTCCCTCCGCGGGCGCTGCTGGGGCCGCGATCCGCAAAAGGTGATCGACCTCGCAGGCAACTGGAACCGCTGGCTGCGCAAGCGCTCCGTGCGCTCCTGCGCCAAGCACTTCCCCGCCTGCGGCCGCGCGAAGTCCGACCCGCACCACGACCTGCCCGTGAGCGACGCCACCATCACGGACCTGCTGAAGGAAGACATCATCCCCTACACCGCGCTCATGCCGGAACTGGATGCCGTCATGCTCGCGCACGTGCTCTTCCCCGCCATCGACCCGGAGAAGCCCGCCTCGCTGTCCCGCCGCATGGTCACGGACTTCCTCCGCGGCCAGCTCGGCTTCGACAAGCATCTGGTCCTCACCGACGACCTCGACATGGGCGCCATCGCCGACCGCTACCCGGACAATACCGACGTCGTCGCCGCCATCGAGGCGGGCAATGACCTCGCGATGATCTGCCACCGCACCGAGCGCGCGAAAGACGCCGCGAAACGACTCGCCGCCGTCTCCTCCTACATCACCGACGACGCCGAAAAGCGCCTGGCGAAATTCCGCAAGAAGCTCCACCCCACCATCCCCTGGTCGCGGGAAAAGTGGGACTCGGTTTCCCAAGAGATCGCCGATCTCGCCGCCCTCGTCCCGGAAATCGGAGCCACCCTACCGAACTCGCCTGTGGCGGACTATTGA